DNA from Pirellulales bacterium:
GCGATGTTCGCCCCCTGCCCCGTCAGATGGTGAATGATGGGATCGGCCAGGCCGGAGTGATCGGGACCGACAGCAGTGATGGTGACTTGCACTGGAAGGGACTAGGGGCTAGGGAGTAGAGAGTAGGGGCGGCAGAGTTGGGCGAAGCGGTCGAATACTTGGCGGCCGAGGGCTTCCATGGAGGGCAGTTTTTCCGGGGTTTGGCTGCGGATGGCGGCAGGGTCGATGTAATTCAGTTCGGCCAACTCTCCGCAATTGCCGGTTTCGCACAGCCAATCGTCAATGATTTTCGACGTGACTTCCATGTGAAATTGTAGCCCATAGGCGGACTTCCCGAAGCGAAACGCTTGATTTTCGCACTGTGGACTGCGGGCCAATTGCACGGCCCCGGCGGGAAGATCGAAGGTATCGCCGTGCCACTGAAAAACGGTGAATTGGGAAGCGGCGGCGCTCCCGGGCTGCGCGTCACCCCTCACCCCCGACCCCTCTCCCGCAAGGGGAGAGGGGAGATTTCCGAACAGCGGATCGGCGGCGGCTGGCGGTAACAATTCGATATCGTACCAGCCGATTTCCTTGATCCGATTGGCGTACACTTTGGCCCCCAGCGATTTCGCCAGCAGTTGCGAACCCAGGCACACGCCCAGCACCGGCAATTCTGCTTGCACGGTCTGTTGCAGCCAACGCACTTCTTCGCCCAGGAACGGGTAGCGATTGGTTTCGTCCACGTTCATCGGCCCGCCCATGACGATGAGGCCCGACAGTTCGCGGGGATTGAACTGCGGCGGTTGGTCGGCGAAGGCGTCGATTATGGTAAACGGCACTTCGCAGCGGCGCAACGCATCGGCAATGGTGCCCAGGCCTTCGTGCGCAACGTGCCGCAGCACCCACACCGGTTTCATCTTGCGAACCTTAAAAAAATGGACGCGTCACTCTCGAATAGCTTAATCGTTGGGGCGTTTCGCTTAAATGGGCTGATCGAGCCGGCCGGCGGGGGATGCGGATCAAACTGGTCAAGCCGCCGGTGCTTTGCTAATCTACCGCCATGATTACGCCCAGAACATTAAAAGGCTTTCGCGATTACCTGCCGGAGCAAATGATTCCGCGCGAACGGATGATTGCCACGGCCCAGCGCGTGTATCGCTCCTACGGCTTCAGCCCCATCGACACGCCGGCCTTGGAATATTTGGAAATTTTGGCGGGCAAGGGAGGCGAAGAAAGCGACAAGCAAATGTACCGCTTTACCGACCACGGCGGCCGGGAGGTGGGCATGCGATTTGATTTGACCGTCCCCTTGGCCCGATTTGCCGCGCAACATTTTGCCGAGTTGGGCACGCCCTTCAAGCGCTACCACATTGCCACGGTGTGGCGCGGCGAAAACACGCAACGAGGCCGGTATCGGGAGTTCATGCAGTGCGATTTCGACACCATCGGCACGCTCTCGGCCGTGGCCGATATTGAAACCGCGCTAGTGATCCACGATTTGCTCCGGGCGATCGGCTTTGAGGAATTCACCATTCACGTGAATAACCGGATGGTGCTCAACGGGCTGTTGGCGAAACTCGGGTTGGCGGAGCGTTCGAAAGCGGTGCTGATTGCGCTGGATAAAGTTCACAAAATCGGCCCGGAAAAAGTGTCCCAGGAAATGATGGCCACTGCCGGCGCCACGCAGGACCAGGCAAACCAACTTTTAAGTTTGGCACAAATTCGTGGAACCAGCGAAGAGGTGCTGTCGCAGTTGGGCCACATGGTCGCCGGCAATGAATTGGGCGAAGCGGGCGTCGGTCGGCTGGCGGAAATCGTTTCGGCGGTGCAGGCGGGTGGCGTGCCGGGATCAAAGTTGGTGATCGATGCGGTCATCGCCCGCGGCCTGGATTATTACACCGGCACGATTTACGAAACGTTTCTCAACGCCCTGCCCGATTTGGGCAGCATTTGCTCCGGCGGGCGATACGACAATTTGGCGGCGTTGTATACCAATCAGCAGTTGCCGGGCATTGGGGCCTCGTTGGGATTAGATCGGCTGCTGGCCGGGATGGAAGAATTGGGAATGCTGCCAAAGGTGGCCACGCCGGCGGAAATTTTCATTCCCTACTTCGATGAGAAACGATTGCACAATTATTTGCGGCTGGCGGCGCAGTTGC
Protein-coding regions in this window:
- the hisS gene encoding histidine--tRNA ligase, whose amino-acid sequence is MITPRTLKGFRDYLPEQMIPRERMIATAQRVYRSYGFSPIDTPALEYLEILAGKGGEESDKQMYRFTDHGGREVGMRFDLTVPLARFAAQHFAELGTPFKRYHIATVWRGENTQRGRYREFMQCDFDTIGTLSAVADIETALVIHDLLRAIGFEEFTIHVNNRMVLNGLLAKLGLAERSKAVLIALDKVHKIGPEKVSQEMMATAGATQDQANQLLSLAQIRGTSEEVLSQLGHMVAGNELGEAGVGRLAEIVSAVQAGGVPGSKLVIDAVIARGLDYYTGTIYETFLNALPDLGSICSGGRYDNLAALYTNQQLPGIGASLGLDRLLAGMEELGMLPKVATPAEIFIPYFDEKRLHNYLRLAAQLRAAGFGVEVFPEAKKLGQQLKYADRRGFRVALVAGENEFAAGNIQIKNLATTTSETVPLTDSTAELIAALRRTLTTSNG